A portion of the Ammospiza caudacuta isolate bAmmCau1 chromosome 25, bAmmCau1.pri, whole genome shotgun sequence genome contains these proteins:
- the GJA9 gene encoding gap junction alpha-9 protein isoform X1 — MGDWNFLGGILEEVHIHSTIIGKIWLTILFIFRMLVLGVATEDVWNDEQSEFICNTEQPGCRNVCYDEAFPISLIRYWVLQVIFVSSPSLVYMGHALYRLRALEKERQKKKAQVRVELESTELEMTENRKRLERELRQLDQRKLNKAPLRGSLLCTYVIHIFTRSAVEVGFMIGQYLLYGFHLDPLYKCQRDPCPNTVDCFVSRPTEKTVFILFMQSIATVSLLLNILEIIHLGFRKIKMGLCEQNRTKDDSENFYINKSKKYSVIPHSSLGISTTPQKTLPCALSNYTFLMEKKTDTVLYPVLNSPSMFQSVPNNRTESSSNYTHCNQEKKSPKKRPATNALDNQTQNASTNNNEGFLGEIWTETHNAQEAEKKHFLVDTQNADTAANMYLRSFAEMPSQTSVQPGTTFPGTSCRRQAVVESTGAPTNSLPRNSDRRQSSFSANTAQIPYNADGKNSSRPDTSDSMGVVSSESTQSRNWNSPKLFSLSRQQSLSSNASSRRAPTDLQI; from the coding sequence ATGGGAGACTGGAATTTCCTTGGAGGCATTTTAGAGGAGGTCCACATTCATTCCACAATTATTGGAAAGATTTGGCTCACGATCCTCTTCATATTTCGAATGCTTGTCCTTGGAGTGGCAACTGAGGATGTTTGGAATGATGAACAATCAGAATTTATATGCAACACTGAGCAGCctggttgcagaaatgtgtgctaTGATGAGGCCTTTCCCATCTCCCTCATAAGATACTGGGTCTTGCAAGTTATTTTTGTGTCTTCCCCTTCCTTGGTGTATATGGGGCATGCCTTATACAGACTAAGAGCCTtggaaaaagaaaggcaaaagaaGAAAGCTCAGGTAAGGGTGGAACTTGAAAGCACTGAGTTAGAAATGACTGAAAATCGTAAAAGACTGGAGAGAGAGCTCCGGCAGCTGGATCAAAGGAAGCTGAACAAAGCACCCCTGAGaggctctctgctctgcacttATGTGATACATATTTTCACAAGATCTGCAGTGGAAGTTGGCTTTATGATTGGGCAGTATCTTCTTTATGGTTTTCATTTAGATCCCCTTTATAAATGTCAGAGAGACCCATGTCCAAACACAGTTGACTGCTTTGTATCTAGACCAACAGAAAAGacagtgtttattttatttatgcaaTCAATAGCAACTGTATCATTGCTTTTAAATATTCTAGAAATTATCCACTTAGGATTCCGAAAAATTAAAATGGGACTCTGTGAGCAGAACAGAACCAAAGATGACTCTGAGAATTTCTACATAAACAAATCTAAGAAATACTCTGTGATACCACATTCTTCTTTGGGAATATCCACCACCCCTCAGAAAACACTTCCTTGTGCCCTTAGCAATTATACCTTTCTGATGGAAAAGAAAACTGACACTGTGCTCTACCCAGTTTTAAATTCTCCTTCTATGTTTCAGTCTGTGCCAAATAACCgtacagaaagcagcagcaattaCACCCACTGcaaccaggaaaagaaatctccaAAGAAGAGGCCAGCTACAAATGCTTTGGACAATCAGACTCAAAATGCTAGCACAAATAATAATGAAGGCTTTCTTGGTGAGATTTGGACTGAGACACATAATGCACAAGAGgctgaaaagaaacattttcttgttGATACTCAGAATGCAGACACTGCTGCAAACATGTACTTGAGAAGCTTTGCTGAGATGCCATCTCAAACTTCAGTGCAGCCTGGTACAACTTTTCCTGGTACCAGTTGTAGACGACAGGCAGTGGTTGAGAGCACAGGAGCACCAACAAATTCTCTTCCAAGGAACAGTGACAGAAGACAAAGCAGTTTCAGTGCAAACACAGCCCAAATTCCTTACAATGCTGATGGAAAAAATTCCAGCCGACCAGACACTTCAGATTCTATGGGGGTGGTGAGCTCAGAATCCACACAGAGCAGAAACTGGAACAGTCCTAAGCTTTTCTCTCTGTCTAGGCAACAGTCACTGTCAAGTAATGCCAGCAGCAGGCGTGCCCCCACTGATCTTCAAATATAA
- the MYCBP gene encoding C-Myc-binding protein: MAHNKAADSKREQFRQYLEKSGVLDMLTKVLVALYEEPEKPDSALDFLKHHLGASAPENPELEALRLEVAEMKEKYEAVLEENKKLKTKLAQYEPPQDEKHGE, encoded by the exons ATGGCGCACAACAAG GCCGCGGACTCCAAGCGGGAGCAGTTCCGCCAGTACTTGGAGAAGTCGGGAGTGCTGGACATGCTCACCAAGG TGTTGGTAGCCTTATATGAAGAGCCAGAGAAACCAGATAGTGCACTGGA TTTTCTGAAGCATCATCTGGGAGCTTCAGCTCCTGAGAATCCAGAACTAGAAGCACTTCGCTTGGAAGTGgcagagatgaaagaaaaatatgaagctgtgctggaagaaaataaaaaactgaaaacCAAG CTGGCTCAGTATGAACCACCTCAAGATGAGAAGCATGGTGAATAA
- the GJA9 gene encoding gap junction alpha-9 protein isoform X2, whose protein sequence is MGDWNFLGGILEEVHIHSTIIGKIWLTILFIFRMLVLGVATEDVWNDEQSEFICNTEQPGCRNVCYDEAFPISLIRYWVLQVIFVSSPSLVYMGHALYRLRALEKERQKKKAQSVPNNRTESSSNYTHCNQEKKSPKKRPATNALDNQTQNASTNNNEGFLGEIWTETHNAQEAEKKHFLVDTQNADTAANMYLRSFAEMPSQTSVQPGTTFPGTSCRRQAVVESTGAPTNSLPRNSDRRQSSFSANTAQIPYNADGKNSSRPDTSDSMGVVSSESTQSRNWNSPKLFSLSRQQSLSSNASSRRAPTDLQI, encoded by the exons ATGGGAGACTGGAATTTCCTTGGAGGCATTTTAGAGGAGGTCCACATTCATTCCACAATTATTGGAAAGATTTGGCTCACGATCCTCTTCATATTTCGAATGCTTGTCCTTGGAGTGGCAACTGAGGATGTTTGGAATGATGAACAATCAGAATTTATATGCAACACTGAGCAGCctggttgcagaaatgtgtgctaTGATGAGGCCTTTCCCATCTCCCTCATAAGATACTGGGTCTTGCAAGTTATTTTTGTGTCTTCCCCTTCCTTGGTGTATATGGGGCATGCCTTATACAGACTAAGAGCCTtggaaaaagaaaggcaaaagaaGAAAGCTCAG TCTGTGCCAAATAACCgtacagaaagcagcagcaattaCACCCACTGcaaccaggaaaagaaatctccaAAGAAGAGGCCAGCTACAAATGCTTTGGACAATCAGACTCAAAATGCTAGCACAAATAATAATGAAGGCTTTCTTGGTGAGATTTGGACTGAGACACATAATGCACAAGAGgctgaaaagaaacattttcttgttGATACTCAGAATGCAGACACTGCTGCAAACATGTACTTGAGAAGCTTTGCTGAGATGCCATCTCAAACTTCAGTGCAGCCTGGTACAACTTTTCCTGGTACCAGTTGTAGACGACAGGCAGTGGTTGAGAGCACAGGAGCACCAACAAATTCTCTTCCAAGGAACAGTGACAGAAGACAAAGCAGTTTCAGTGCAAACACAGCCCAAATTCCTTACAATGCTGATGGAAAAAATTCCAGCCGACCAGACACTTCAGATTCTATGGGGGTGGTGAGCTCAGAATCCACACAGAGCAGAAACTGGAACAGTCCTAAGCTTTTCTCTCTGTCTAGGCAACAGTCACTGTCAAGTAATGCCAGCAGCAGGCGTGCCCCCACTGATCTTCAAATATAA
- the NFKBID gene encoding NF-kappa-B inhibitor delta, producing the protein MRPQRGPPRAAPPQTVKQLLKELRQQKSREGARSPVLAVPSPRPSDGSPWPVVPAVTPGLCEVPHVSHGSPGGAHGGRVSGPRGFQAAAIPGPAWPHPAAPWGQFGASLLGREIQEPYPEPQDLAAARSVLGGRDPRELLLQDEEGDTLLHVLCAGGQWALARAAAEALRDLGGLEVREHLGKTPLLVAAAAAAPEIVRDLLVLGANPDAADHGGRTALHLAAAYGHPEILQAMMSSGVPVNVEARNFEGQTPLHCAVLAHNASLQGGHSPVGGSAGGSPTPQDRFRCVELLLLMGADSSSQDTKSSLTALHLAVRGGNLALAHLLLRQPGMAPRLVNMKAHGNTPLHMAAALPGTPSQEPLVRLLLAWGADPSARNLEHELPQSLLPPGAPGEQLRLLLRSRRGSHRPQPTAE; encoded by the exons ATGCGGCCCCAGAGAG GTCCCCCCCGCGCCGCTCCGCCCCAGACGgtgaagcagctgctgaaggagctaCGGCAGCAGAAGAGCAGGGAAGGGGCGAGATCCCCG GTTTTGGCTGTGCCCTCCCCGCGCCCCTCGGATG gctctccctggccCGTTGTCCCCGCGGTGACTCCCGGCCTCTGTGAGGTCCCACACGTGTCCCATGGCAGCCCGGGAGGGGCCCATGGGGGAAGGGTCTCCGGCCCGAGGGGGTTCCAG GCTGCTGCCATCCCCGGCCCTGCCTGGCCCCATCCTGCAGCGCCGTGGGGACAATTTGGGGCCtctctgctgggaagggagatCCAAGAGCCGTACCCTGAACCCCAGGACCTGGCAGCCGCCCGCTCTGTGCTGGGGGGCCGAGACCcccgggagctgctgctgcaggacgaGGAGGGGGACAC gctgctgcacgTGCTCTGTGCCGGGGGGCAGTGGGCGCTCGCCCGGGCTGCGGCCGAGGCTCTGCGGGACCTGGGGGGACTCGAGGTGCGGGAGCACCTGGGCAAG ACTCccctgctggtggcagcagcagctgcagccccggAGATTGTGCGGGACCTGCTTGTCCTGGGGGCCAACCCTGATGCCGCTGACCACGGGGGCCGCACGGCGCTGCACCTGGCTGCAGCCTATGGGCACCCCGAAATCCTCCAG GCCATGATGTCCTCGGGGGTTCCTGTCAACGTGGAGGCCAGAAATTTTGAGG GCCAGACCCCTCTGCACTGCGCTGTCCTGGCCCACAACGcctccctgcagggagggcacagccccgtggggggctctgcagggggGTCCCCCACTCCCCAGGACCGATTCCGCtgtgtggagctgctcctgctgatgggggcagacagcagcagccag GACACCAAAAGCAgcctgacagctctgcacctcGCTGTGAGGGGAGGCAACCTTGCCCTGGCCCATCTGCTGCTGCGCCAGCCTGGCATGGCACCCCGCCTGGTCAACATGAAG GCCCACGGGAACACCCCCCTgcacatggcagcagcactgcccgGGACCCCCAGCCAGGAGCCCCTCGtgaggctgctcctggcctggggcGCCGACCCCAGCGCCCGCAACCTGGAGCAcgagctgccccagagcctgctgcccCCGGGGGCCCCCGGAGAGCAG CTCCGCCTCCTCCTGAGGAGCCGCCGGGGGTCCCATCGCCCCCAGCCCACCGCCGAGTGA